Proteins encoded by one window of Halomonas chromatireducens:
- a CDS encoding PRC-barrel domain-containing protein encodes MKRNGMKRTLLAIAIGAISAGFAGGALAQDAEDENELNGDAAMSEEQPEQVTEDPENALDRDENDLDAQGDDVEDYEDMDADDMDVDTTDDDMADDMDVDETADDMDTEGMDTEGMEADEAPATGADDAFDEAGPAEATLDESLGSMQVSELEGMTVINMEDKEIGDIQEVVKHNDTGDLHAVITVGGFWGMGGTDITLPLAEMLLEDDQLVFQQTYGEDELESTNEYDEERYSEVDDDLTLSEAWGRN; translated from the coding sequence ATGAAAAGAAATGGAATGAAGAGAACACTATTGGCTATCGCCATCGGCGCAATTTCCGCCGGCTTTGCAGGCGGTGCCTTGGCTCAGGATGCCGAGGATGAAAACGAGCTCAACGGTGATGCAGCAATGAGCGAAGAACAGCCCGAACAGGTGACCGAGGATCCCGAGAACGCCCTGGATCGTGATGAAAACGATCTGGATGCCCAAGGCGACGATGTCGAAGACTATGAGGACATGGACGCCGACGATATGGACGTCGATACGACCGATGACGACATGGCTGATGACATGGATGTCGATGAAACGGCCGACGACATGGATACCGAAGGCATGGACACCGAAGGTATGGAGGCCGATGAGGCTCCCGCGACCGGTGCCGACGATGCATTCGATGAGGCAGGGCCGGCCGAGGCCACGCTGGATGAGTCACTTGGCTCCATGCAGGTCAGCGAACTGGAAGGCATGACCGTCATCAATATGGAAGATAAGGAAATCGGTGATATCCAGGAAGTGGTCAAGCATAACGACACCGGTGACCTTCATGCGGTTATCACCGTTGGGGGCTTCTGGGGCATGGGTGGCACGGACATCACTCTGCCGCTAGCGGAGATGCTCCTGGAGGACGACCAACTGGTGTTCCAACAGACCTATGGTGAAGACGAGCTGGAAAGCACCAACGAATACGACGAGGAGCGCTACAGCGAAGTGGATGACGATTTGACCCTTTCCGAGGCCTGGGGACGTAACTAG